The following are encoded in a window of Oncorhynchus nerka isolate Pitt River unplaced genomic scaffold, Oner_Uvic_2.0 unplaced_scaffold_2096, whole genome shotgun sequence genomic DNA:
- the LOC135567399 gene encoding huntingtin-like isoform X2 produces MEMFLLCSDDRESDVRMVADECLNKIIKALMDSNLPRLQLELYKEIKKNGASRSLRAALWRFAELAHLVRPQKCRPYLVNLLPCLTRITKRQEETVQETLSAAVPKIMTALGHFANDGEVKVLLKSFVANLKSTSPTIRRTAASSAASVCQHSRRASYFYTWLLNVLLGLLVPVDEEHPNHLVLGVLLTLRYLMPQLQQQDRTTSLKGSFGVMRKEADLQPTPEQLLQVYELTLHYSQHSDHNVVTASLELMQQMFRTPPPELLHMLITPGSVPHASVFRRDVERRAHSGSILEFIGKMLSGEEEGLEDDPERAEVTTGAFTASVAGADATAQVVDIITQQPRSSQHALQPGDSVDLGGASSEQGTTALGTSGGEGGAGTPESPNDNAADEDMLSHSSSGANVTPETADYATPENAEMPDGPLLDPLGDPSLPPSADSSQTTTEGPDSAATPSDAAELVSLPDM; encoded by the exons ATGGAGATGTTCTTGCTGTGCAGCGACGACAGAGAGTCGGACGTCAGGATGGTGGCAGACGAGTGCCTGAACAAAATCATCAAA gcGCTGATGGACTCCAACCTGCCCAGACTGCAGCTGGAGCTCTACAAAGAAATTAAAAAG aACGGTGCCTCTCGGAGCCTGAGGGCTGCTCTCTGGAGGTTCGCTGAGCTAGCACACCTCGTCAGACCACAGAAATGCag acCGTACCTGGTGAACCTCCTCCCCTGTCTGACCAGGATCacgaagagacaggaggagacggTCCAGGAGACCCTGTCTGCTGCCGTGCCTAAGATCATGACTGCTCTGGGACACTTTGCTAACGACGGAGAggtcaag GTGTTGTTGAAGTCGTTTGTGGCCAACCTGAAGTCCACTTCTCCTACGATCCGCCGGACGGCCGCCAGCTCAGCGGCTAGTGTTTGTCAACACTCGAGACGGGCCTCCTACTTCTACACCTGGCTGCTCAACGTCCTACTGG GTTTGTTGGTCCCTGTCGATGAGGAACATCCTAACCACCTGGTCCTGGGGGTGTTGTTAACCCTTCGTTACCTGATGCCTCAACTACAGCAACAGGACAGGACCACCAGCCTGAAAGGAAGCTTCGGAGTCATGAGGAAGGAGGCAGACTTACAGCCCACGCCTGAACAGCTGCTgcaa gtctaTGAGTTGACTCTCCACTACAGCCAGCACAGCGACCACAACGTGGTGACGGCCTCTCTGGAACTGATGCAGCAGATGTTCCGGACTCCTCCCCCGGAGCTACTGCACATGCTCATTACGCCCGGCAGCGTTCCGCACGCCAGCGTGTTCCGACGGGACGTGGAGAGACGCGCCCACTCCGGCAGCATCCTGGAGTTCATTG GCAAGATGCTgtcgggggaggaggaggggttggaggACGACCCTGAGAGGGCAGAGGTCACCACCGGGGCCTTTACAG CCTCTGTCGCGGGCGCCGACGCCACCGCCCAGGTGGTCGACATCATTACTCAGCAGCCCCGCTCCTCACAGCATGCCCTGCAGCCCGGCGACTCCGTGGACCTCGGTGGCGCCTCCTCGGAACAAGGAACGACTGCCCTCGGGACGTCCGGCGGCGAGGGAGGGGCGGGGACTCCCGAGTCGCCCAATGACAACGCAGCGGACGAGGACATGCTCAGCCACAGCTCCAGCGGGGCTAACGTTACCCCGGAAACGGCCGACTACGCCACACCGGAGAACGCGGAGATGCCCGACGGGCCCCTGCTGGACCCCCTGGGAGACCCCTCGCTGCCCCCGAGCGCCGACTCGTCGCAGACCACCACAGAGGGACCGGACTCGGCCGCCACGCCTTCAGACGCCGCTGAACTCGTAAGTCTGCCTGACATGTAG
- the LOC135567399 gene encoding huntingtin-like isoform X1, translating to MEMFLLCSDDRESDVRMVADECLNKIIKALMDSNLPRLQLELYKEIKKNGASRSLRAALWRFAELAHLVRPQKCRPYLVNLLPCLTRITKRQEETVQETLSAAVPKIMTALGHFANDGEVKVLLKSFVANLKSTSPTIRRTAASSAASVCQHSRRASYFYTWLLNVLLGLLVPVDEEHPNHLVLGVLLTLRYLMPQLQQQDRTTSLKGSFGVMRKEADLQPTPEQLLQVYELTLHYSQHSDHNVVTASLELMQQMFRTPPPELLHMLITPGSVPHASVFRRDVERRAHSGSILEFIAGGGSSCNSPLLLRKQKGKMLSGEEEGLEDDPERAEVTTGAFTASVAGADATAQVVDIITQQPRSSQHALQPGDSVDLGGASSEQGTTALGTSGGEGGAGTPESPNDNAADEDMLSHSSSGANVTPETADYATPENAEMPDGPLLDPLGDPSLPPSADSSQTTTEGPDSAATPSDAAELVSLPDM from the exons ATGGAGATGTTCTTGCTGTGCAGCGACGACAGAGAGTCGGACGTCAGGATGGTGGCAGACGAGTGCCTGAACAAAATCATCAAA gcGCTGATGGACTCCAACCTGCCCAGACTGCAGCTGGAGCTCTACAAAGAAATTAAAAAG aACGGTGCCTCTCGGAGCCTGAGGGCTGCTCTCTGGAGGTTCGCTGAGCTAGCACACCTCGTCAGACCACAGAAATGCag acCGTACCTGGTGAACCTCCTCCCCTGTCTGACCAGGATCacgaagagacaggaggagacggTCCAGGAGACCCTGTCTGCTGCCGTGCCTAAGATCATGACTGCTCTGGGACACTTTGCTAACGACGGAGAggtcaag GTGTTGTTGAAGTCGTTTGTGGCCAACCTGAAGTCCACTTCTCCTACGATCCGCCGGACGGCCGCCAGCTCAGCGGCTAGTGTTTGTCAACACTCGAGACGGGCCTCCTACTTCTACACCTGGCTGCTCAACGTCCTACTGG GTTTGTTGGTCCCTGTCGATGAGGAACATCCTAACCACCTGGTCCTGGGGGTGTTGTTAACCCTTCGTTACCTGATGCCTCAACTACAGCAACAGGACAGGACCACCAGCCTGAAAGGAAGCTTCGGAGTCATGAGGAAGGAGGCAGACTTACAGCCCACGCCTGAACAGCTGCTgcaa gtctaTGAGTTGACTCTCCACTACAGCCAGCACAGCGACCACAACGTGGTGACGGCCTCTCTGGAACTGATGCAGCAGATGTTCCGGACTCCTCCCCCGGAGCTACTGCACATGCTCATTACGCCCGGCAGCGTTCCGCACGCCAGCGTGTTCCGACGGGACGTGGAGAGACGCGCCCACTCCGGCAGCATCCTGGAGTTCATTG CCGGGGGCGGGTCTTCCTGTAATAGTCCACTCCTCCTCAGAAAACAGAAAG GCAAGATGCTgtcgggggaggaggaggggttggaggACGACCCTGAGAGGGCAGAGGTCACCACCGGGGCCTTTACAG CCTCTGTCGCGGGCGCCGACGCCACCGCCCAGGTGGTCGACATCATTACTCAGCAGCCCCGCTCCTCACAGCATGCCCTGCAGCCCGGCGACTCCGTGGACCTCGGTGGCGCCTCCTCGGAACAAGGAACGACTGCCCTCGGGACGTCCGGCGGCGAGGGAGGGGCGGGGACTCCCGAGTCGCCCAATGACAACGCAGCGGACGAGGACATGCTCAGCCACAGCTCCAGCGGGGCTAACGTTACCCCGGAAACGGCCGACTACGCCACACCGGAGAACGCGGAGATGCCCGACGGGCCCCTGCTGGACCCCCTGGGAGACCCCTCGCTGCCCCCGAGCGCCGACTCGTCGCAGACCACCACAGAGGGACCGGACTCGGCCGCCACGCCTTCAGACGCCGCTGAACTCGTAAGTCTGCCTGACATGTAG